From the genome of Lycorma delicatula isolate Av1 chromosome 11, ASM4794821v1, whole genome shotgun sequence, one region includes:
- the LOC142332428 gene encoding alpha-mannosidase 2-like — KLKQNENQRINLKTKSKKYEATSLFWSKELEQRFRSEVSNRERFPLKVFIVPFSHNDAGWVRTFREYFEEKSRQILNKVVEKLTMYDEMKFVWSEISFLSEWWKSTDMQTRNYFIDLITSGRLEILAGGWVMPDEACTHFYSLLNQLTEGHQWLKNNLKIKPRVGWSIDPFGHSTTMAYILSVSGIKDGTVIQRVHHNWKDYFARTKAGDFLWKQKWDTCSKNNIITHHLPFEIYSAVKSCGPHRYVCSEYDFYFSNSTKITFKNIKEHLEIILSEYGRSASLFKHNVVMVPLGDDFRYADDYDWDEQFGNYKALIDYLSSDNSNYYNAEIKFGTPIDYFNEIKKRLHFEKKKLPVLEGDFFPYSDMGPSGYEYWTGYYTTRPYWKSICRKVEANLRSAEILYAVALIYERQSNFQHKQLLNLYSKLIMSRQFLSIFQHHDGVTGTSKHRVMNDYLSMLLHSNIFSLSIQARAIQSLLFDKTLVNMNLGRNTLPLILSPISTLNHLTTYSKEYKNELPIIDKYPKIIVIFNPLGSWREDVIRLTVTSPYVVIKDSNNKVIKHQVNPIWHESEYNENDNDTTGRFNRTRLNVTNNSYELVFIIGINSLTLKYYTLEVMEMSNCNLNKNEDDRKNIIIENRELLLLIDGKNGFLKSIHNKLTDTKLHCEQYYKVYKSKRHKSGAYLFKPESSEQLNFNFKHEKFMVMVMGKITTEFIMIYDNSFRNVITIYNTNGPLSKVIHVENYVDLRKPPFKLNVELCIRLKTNIDNGNPPLFYTDSNGYQMIKRVVVPTLGIESNYYPITTSIYIEDRKQRFTVLTKQSHGATSNCKGSIEIMLDRRMQDDDNKGMGEGVLDNQMTSFDFWLIAENIDQCTGDNKCNNMPKLSLLSDHLSDNLIYPTNIFMSNFDIDKTLLPDEYNLITHSLPCGVHLVNMRILTHPNVENFPLSTVLLTVQRKGSSPTILSKERVNVDLENNALVEVDAPHAPLLVTVEFEEVVTDYIRESLDYKKRVELEGKDFIHRDLQRRADRNEDEAL; from the exons aaattaaaacaaaatgaaaatcaaaggataaatttaaaaacaaaatca aaaaaatatgaagCGACTAGTCTATTTTGGTCAAAAGAACTAGAACAAAGATTTCGTTCAGAAGTTTCAAATCGTGAACGTTTCCCTTTGAAG GTGTTTATTGTACCATTTTCTCATAACGATGCTGGTTGGGTAAGGActtttagagaatattttgaagaaaaatcaagacaaattttaaataaagtagttgAAAAATTGACCATGTACgatgaaatgaaatttgtttggtctgaaattagttttttatcagAATGGTGGAAaag TACAGATATGCAAAcacgaaattattttattgacttaattACATCTGGAAGACTAGAGATATTAGCAGGAGGTTGGGTTATGCCAGATGAAGCTTGtactcatttttattctttattaaatcaacttacagaag gtCATCAGTGGTTGAAaaacaatctgaaaataaaaCCACGAGTGGGATGGTCAATCGATCCATTTGGACACAGTACAACAATGGCATATATATTAAGTGTATCTGGTATAAAAGACGGTACCGTTATACAAAGGGTTCATCATAACTGGAAAGATTATTTTGCTAGAACAAAAGCAGGTGATTTTTTATGGAAACAAAAGTGGGATACatgcagtaaaaataatataataacgcATCATCTGccatttgaaatttattcagCAGTAAAATCATGTGGGCCACATAGATATGTCTGTAGTgagtatgatttttatttcagtaattcaacaaaaataacttttaaaaatataaaagaacatttaGAGATAATATTAAGCGAATATGGTAGATCTGCTTCATTATTTAAACACAATGTTGTAATGGTACCATTGGGCGATGATTTTAGATATGCAGATGATTACGACTGGGATGAACAATTTGGCAATTATAAAGCATTAATTGACTACTTATCGAGCGATAATTCCAATTATTAtaatgctgaaataaaatttggtacaccaatagattattttaatgaaatcaagaaaaggttacattttgagaaaaaaaaattacctgtattAGAAGGGGATTTTTTTCCATACAGTGATATGGGACCGAGCGGTTATGAATACTGGACCGGTTATTATACAACAAGACCTTATTGGAAGTCAATATGTCGTAAAGTTGAAGCTAATTTACGTTCGGCAGAAATATTATATGCTGTCGCTTTAATATATGAAAGACAAAGTAACTTCCAACATAAACAGTTACTTAAcctttatagtaaattaataatgtctagacaatttttatcaatatttcaaCATCATGACGGTGTAACTGGTACCTCAAAACATCGTGTAATGAATGATTACTTAAGTATGTTGTTgcattcaaatatattttctttatcgaTACAAGCAAGAGCGATACAAAgcttattatttgataaaacattagtAAATATGAACCTTGGAAGAAATACATTACCGTTAATTCTTTCACCGATATCAACCTTAAATCATTTAACAACATATagtaaagaatacaaaaatgaGTTACCGATCATCGATAAATATcccaaaataattgtaatatttaacccGTTGGGATCATGGAGAGAAGATGTAATTAGATTAACTGTAACATCACCATATGTTGTAATAAAAGATtcaaataacaaagttataaaacatCAGGTAAATCCAATTTGGCATGAAAgtgaatataatgaaaatgataatgataCTACTGGTAGATTCAACAGAACTAgattaaatgtaacaaataattcaTACGAACTGGTTTTTATCATCGGTATAAATTctctaactttaaaatattatacattggAAGTAATGGAAATGagcaattgtaatttaaataaaaatgaagatgataG aaaaaacataataattgaaAATCGAGAATTACTATTGTTAATCGAtggtaaaaatggttttttaaaatcgatacataataaattaacagataCAAAACTACACTGCGAAcaatattataaagtatataaatcaaAACGTCATAAAAGCGGAGCATATTTATTCAAACCAGAATCATccgaacaattaaattttaattttaaacatgaaaaatttatggTGATGGTTATGGGTAAAATAACAACAGAATTTATAATGATATATGATAATTCATTTCGTAatgttataacaatatacaatacAAATGGACCGTTATCAAAAGTAATACATGTAGAGAATTATGTTGATCTAAGAAAGCCACCGTTTAAATTGAACGTTGAATTATGTATacgattaaaaacaaatatcgaTAATGGCAATCCAccattattttatacagattcaaaTGGTTATCAAATGATAAAACGTGTAGTAGTACCGACATTAGGTATTGAAAGTAATTATTATCCTATAACAACATCGATATACATTGAAGATAGAAAACAAAGATTTACAGTTTTAACAAAACAATCACACGGTGCGACATCAAACTGTAAAGGATCGATAGAAATAATGTTGGATCGAAGGATGCAAGATGACGATAACAAAGGTATGGGTGAAGGGGTATTGGATAATCAAATGACATCATTTGATTTTTGGTTGATTGCTGAAAATATTGATCAGTGTACCGGtgacaataaatgtaataatatgccgaaattatcattattaagtgATCATTTATCTGATAATTTGATATATCCAACGAATATATTTATGAGTAATTTTGATATAGATAAAACATTACTTCCTGATGAATATAATCTGATAACGCACTCATTACCATGCGGTGTACATTTAGTAAATATGAGAATATTAACGCATCCAAATGTAGAAAATTTTCCGTTGAGTACAGTGTTATTAACCGTTCAAAGAAAAGGTTCATCCCCTACAATTTTAAGTAAAGAAAGAG